From Lucilia cuprina isolate Lc7/37 chromosome 4, ASM2204524v1, whole genome shotgun sequence:
catccATTTAGGTGTGATTgacgcacaaacaaatatacaaataaacaaaaaaacaacttaacaactaaataaataaacaaagaaatttataatatataattaggATATATCGATATAaccttgatgtaaatttttcCTGACACCTATTGctgatttataaaaatactgaaTTAGGTAATTTTATTAAGgtaaaaataaattccaaaataatatataattaccctttttctactatttagttagaattatttaaaaaatcacaaatatgagtttttgtccaatttaaatacatattatacagcaaacataaaatttataattaggaTACTCATTTCTAGACAAAACTCTGCAAAACCAAATCCTTGATGACTATCACGAATTCCATAAAGTATGTCTAAAAGAATTATTATctgatttcgccgatatctgaggTTTTCTAAAAGGTGATTTCaatagacagatagacggacatacaGACGAACATGGcgtaatcaactccgctatttataataataacataattaccgcaaaaatttttttccccTACCCAATACATGtttgcatatatacatattacaaaTCCATACCTATTACAAATCTCATGTAATTATCCCGTTAAATTGTTTGTGTAATAATATTTGcccaaaagaaataaacaaacgaGAATAaagcaaaattgaaaatatattagttGTATGGTTTTTTAAACAAGTGTTTCTCACATAAaggaaaatacataaattaaaacgaaaatattACACCCAAAGAAAAATTAAGTGTGCTcctaataattaaaagaaaatattacaaggaaagaaaaacaaatattaaagagcaataataaaataaatttatttttatgcttaaataaatgtaatttattttctcaaacaaattactttatttactcAAGTGATACTTAAAGAAATATTCAATCAcagtgaaattattattaaaattaaaaattgtgaaaacttgTGCTGATATTTTTCTCGagtgtaaaaacaaataagaatacTTTGTGTTGTTCtcttcatttaaatattattgttgttgcttaaactaaaataaaattacatacagTCCACTGCAAAGAattataagcaacaacaacttaaataaagaacaataaaaataaaaacaatattaacaacacaaagttattatttaaattaaaatttaaccactcgttaaaaaacaaaacataaaataaaaaataataaatttaaataattttttttttcaaaattattaaaaagcagaaaataatttttttattattttaatctcATTAAATTATcccaaaatatttaactaaaacaaaataattactcaactcaaaaatattaaataacaagTGCAAGTGTAaaagtgtattaaaaaaatccctTAATAGTGGTCGAGTTGTCATCACTTATATGTTTTTTCATATATTCTCGCTCATTCTCAATAAGTGTTGCCAtcgtattttttcataattgatCGTGAAAAAGAGTTGCCATcgcgtttttttaattttttcggaaaattaagcaacaaaataatatttagaaataaatttcataacaaaaaaatttttttttaaaacccaATTATCGACAAATGTATGCCAATCActatttctaaataattaaaaaaatttaattaaaaaactcgaaaaaactcagttttaaaaacttttaaataattcaatcgtctttttgaaaaatcattttgtttataaatctaTAATAACTTTGGTAACATTTAAAgctcattataaatattaagcGAATACACTTTTCAGCGtgcacatttataaaaatttaaaaattttacaattataaaatttttattatattaagtaTACTATATTATACATATCCCATCTCtatatcttaatatttaaattttgtttacagcTCAATTCGAATATCTTTATTCTCAAATAATGCTCAAATTTAACTAGTTATCAAGTTCTGATAAATACAAGGataaagagaataaaagaatatcgaataattttttttaatttgtgtgtGAATACAATTGgggtttgtattttataatctCTTTTACAGATGGTTTGGCGGGATAATATCAATCTATAATAAAGATGATTATTATAATTACGCTTATAATCAGAGTAATTATAATATGGGGATTTGGTGTGGGATTAAAGAAAGAGAAATatagagaaaatttaattaattttgggTAGCTGATTCTTAATTATTAACAACACCTCACCTTTTATGAGACTTTCCACAAtaataagaatatttattttcttaaacaattcaggttttattttaattcaaagcTTTATAGGTTGTAGTTAAATTTAGGGTACAATGTtagtttgatttataaataaaggATGCAGCTGTGTTGGCTTTTTAAAACTCGTTTTAAAACTcggttttcttttttgcaattGCTGCAGTTAACGAAACCCGTTAACGGTGTTCGTtaacttaattttgtttgttttatttttaagggcAAATTCAAATGTCAACTAAATATAGTTGTATGTACACTGTACAAAATACGTTAGGCAAATTATTTGTTGGTTGTGCACAACACGTGGGCTAACGATTTAATAGCCTCGACAATCACTTGGGTGTTAGTGGATAGAGTTGGTTGCTGAGTCATTGGTGACTGACTTGTtggtttgttggttggttgacAGTACGTTGAGGAGCTGGTTGTACATTTCTCCTTCTATTTTGTTGCTGACGATGACGTATTTGGCTAGTAATAAGACTGGTGATAAAAGTGCTTTTACGTTTTTGATGGAGTAAAGTGTGGTGGAATTTGTCACATATCCTGCAGGTGTCCATGGAGGTGCAGGATCGCAAATCATGGCTTTTAGCCAAACAGTTCACGCAGTGTGACGTAGAATTAGTCCTGACTATTTCTACATACATTtactttacattattttattcttatatatatgtatacaatatAATGTATTTCATAAATTACATTTTGCTTATTCATATCCGCTTTTACGAAAaagaataaaagaatttttattctcATTTCATAACTCAGCTTTTAATAGCTTATACCCTAATTTACCGCTAttacaaagaaattaaattgcaatCGCTACgctttaaagataaaataagcttaaagataaaataagcttattaaattcatttcaatATGACTTCTACATCAAATACAAAGTCTACTTCAGCTCCAAAAGAGCGCTTTGTATTCGACTGCGACCATCTTCTACAATTTTGTGACAGATTCAATAGAACGCCTATTGAAGAACAATCTGAATCTGTTCTTgaagtaaaattaaaagatttggaCGCAAGATGGGTTAAAGTCGAAGCTTCTTACGAAGGAGTCATGTTAGCTTCTGATAACTCTATAAAACCCGAATTTAAAGAAGAAgcgaaaactaattttaatgcGTGTGTAGACGCATATTACTTATGCACATCTCAAATTCTTGATTTAATAAAAGCTACTAGACTAGATAGTTCTAATGTAGCAGGGTTCGAGGCAGCAGCCCGATACTCAATCCCAAACCAACCTCTCACTCAAAATTTTGCGCCAGATAACTCTAGTAACTGTATAAAACTTCCCCCTTGCGatacagaaatatttaaagGCAGTTACGAACAATGGCCATCGTTTCGTGACATGTTCACggccgtatatataaatcaCTCAAAACTCTCTCCTGTCACAAAATTATACCACCTTCGAAATAAAACACGAGGTGAAGCTGGTGACATTGTAAAGAGATATCCCTTATCtcatgaaaattttgaattagcgTGGAATGCTTTGAAAACCCGCTATGAAAACAAACGTGTTCTGGTTGATAACCAAATAAAACTCCTTTTTAATATTCCGCCAGCAACCGCTGAAAACAGCGAATCAATTAGAAGAATACAATCTTCAGTTAATGATTCGCTAGCAACTCTAAGAACTCTCGGGGTAGAAGTTGAAAGCTGGGACCCTATTTTAATTCgcctaatttcaacaaaattgccAGATTTTACTCTTTCGCTTTGGGAACAGTCTTTAACTTCCCCTCGAGAACTTCCCAAGTGGTCTCAAATGTCACAATTCCTTGTTGACAGATATGAAGCAGTAGAACGCATTAATagcataaaaatttcaaaaagttgttTTACTTTAACGAATGCACATGAAACCAAAATACAAACTTATACATCTCAAGAAAATCTCTATGAACCCGAATGTAAACTCTGTAACGAAATTCACTCACTGAGAACATGTCCCAAATTTAGAACCTTTACGGTACAGCAAAGAGTGGATtacgtttttaaaaataaaatttgcaacaattgtttgAGTTCAActcattttaaactaaattgcaaaagtaaaaaaacttgtctccattgtaaaaaaaatcatcatactTTGCTTCATATGAGACCAAAGTTACAAAATCCCGCTCAAATCCCAGAACACTCGCAAAAAAATCAAGagccaaaagaaaataaaaatataactcataAAACTTTGTCGAATTCTGCCCAAACTGAACAAATTATAGCTCAAAATGATTTCCCAGCATGCTCAAATCAAATTCAAGCTAATTGTTCaatgaataatgaaaatattctgTTGCGTACTGCATTAGTACAAATTGATCATCAAGGTCAACTTTTTACTGTTAGGGCTCTAATAGACCCTGGTTctcaacgaacatttttaacCGAAAAAGTGCGAAATCGCCTTCAATTACCTTATCAAAATTctcattttgaaattattggtattggCGGCCAAAAACAAATAGCTAACAAAGAATGTGAATTCGTATTATATGCAAAAAGATACAATTTAAGAATTCCAGTTAAAGCTATAGTAATGCCCAAAGTCACTAAATGGCTTCCAACATATTCTTTTGAAATGCCTGACTCGCCTGAGCTTTCAGAATTGGATCTAGCGGATCCAACTTTCAATAAATCTGCTCAAATTGATCTCATTATAGGAAATGATTATGaacaatttcttaatttagaAGGTATTAAAAAGAATGTATGTGGTCAAACTTCAGCTTATCACACTGTTTTTGGTTGGGTTCTTAGTGGTCCCATTAAAACCCAAACTATTCAAACTTTTACCACTTCGGTCACACAATGTGAAACTTCagatttaaataatacattGAAAATGTTTTGGGAACAGGAAGAAATTCCTACTTCTCATCCAAACACCGTTGAACatgaaatttgtgaaaagttttaTACCCAAACTACAACTCGACATGAGAATGGTAGATACGTCGTTCGACTACCATTCAGATCAGAATTTCCCGACAAAGTTTCCCTTGGCTCATCCCGATATATTGCATTAGCTCAATACTCCAGAATGGAGAAAACACTCGCAAAAGATCCAGAACTTGAAGCTCAATATAAATCAGTTCTGAACGATTATATAACTCTAGATCATGCAGTTTTGCTTCTAAAAGAGATTCAGTCAAATCATCACAACCTAGATTTGAGAATTTATTGCAAACACCCATTAAATTTTCTGATTCGTGAATGAATCTAGTACATATTTGAGAACCGattgtacttattttattttacaataaacaaaggAATGTGACTTTTtagtgaacaaaaaataaaaatgtaatgaaaattacTATATGACTGTAGAAAAGTACAAAACGAACTATGTACGGAAAGTATTAAACAGTGTATGTAGGGTACCTGTAGTAAACTATTTCCAAAGTGACTGACAGCCGACACTATATAATCAAATATTAATTGAAGAATTCCAATAAAATCTACAATTTCAATATGTATCAAAACGAACCTTGAATTAAAAATGCCTATTCGAAAAATAGTAGGGTGTATTTTAATAATGAACTTTAAAATCAACACCGAAATACttatataaagttaattttatataaattaaaaaaaagaaaccaactCAGCGTTGTACTAATATTATCAGCCTGTAAAGTGTAGGGTACACAATTAACTGTAACAACAATTACACTACtgataaataattttctcttattttcttttatgctTTATTCTTCTTGATATAGTTGAGTACTATtgtatgtaaattatattaagaGAATTATAATGAGGATAAAGctagtaaataaaagaaaaaaaaaaacaccaccaAATGTACTAATCTACACACAatattttaagaacaaaataatGTGAAATCGAAATAAATCTTTGTTGTAATAAACGATTTGCAAAATAAAgggaataaattgaaaatttatttcttgttttaatgaaattaaaaatttttattttgccgATTCTTTGACGGTTTcaaaatcataaacaaatttccaaTTGGAACAATTGggaatttgttgttttgtttggatAACTCAAACAAAATTGTAGATTTGTTACAAGAGATGTAACAAATGAAATAGATTTATTTCGACTTGTACTAATTTCAAGGAACCTGAAGTATACTTACTTCTCTTTCGGTAGCTGTGGGACtcagtaaaaaaaaagaattaagaaattttgtgttgttgtaattcagtttgttgtttattgtggttaaaattcaatttgtttgttttatttaattttaggttTGTAGTGcgttacaatttgttttaaatgttttgttaattgtattaatttttgtattttagtttttaagtaaatataggtgtgtgtgtgtgtgggaaTCACTGCACTGCactggtttttattatttttgtttaaatgttttctttgtttgtgtaaatgttcgtttattgtttgttttcataaacgtttgtaatttgttttgtttaaattgtttgttttgtgtgtttttttttttattttaatttaaataatttggccGCTGGCGCTCGGGTTTTCAGTCGAAGACTGACTTCTTCGTCCTCCTTAGCCGCGAAAGTATGGTTTGGGCCGTACTTACACCGCCGCTGAATAAGTGGCCGATGCGGCTTAGTCGAGGTCGATCAAGTCGTTGCCAGATCGACACATTTTCTTAACATCATCTTCAGATTGCGTTGTTGCAGTTTCTAAAAGAGCTTTTagaaatcttaattttatttccgGAACAGAAACAGCAGTAATAATAGCATCCCAAAAATCAGGCtgaatcaaaaaatatttttcaaagagTAAAGCCTCTTGCATTTTAGCAGATACTTCGGCTAAAAACttgaagtttaaaataaaattttctttaagaacatataacaattttatagttttctaaaaggtatctttacgcagaacgctttggcgtaaaaaacttgtgctattttttgaaaatgttgccactgcgttcCTCCGAATatgaactattttttataaaaacttaaactttgggcaacatgttctaaaatcccaaagctgggatcagaaatctgaaagcagttttggaaacctcaatatgttttctatttactccaaaagtattttcccagccctgaaaaaaATGTGGATCCTATAggcaaaaaagtacaaaatcccatttttgggattttcatgcctatttttgggaattgcggaatgccctttgacctttgaaagttgaaaatttcattgagttttgttcataaataatgattttgtcatatactacatatttgtttaatttctaaaactatttatatcaaaattttaatagggtcgcagatagctacaacaatttagtccatatttatccattaatatcattttttagtaatatatggaaattctcgattctttacaaaaattttcaaaccaaTATCTCagttacattcaaaaatatgttcatttaaacctgtgtcctttaatttcatttttcatattttagtagtaaatatgacagaacatatttaaatcttatatttacctattttctatttctttgcttatccttataattgaaaggtcctattatgcttaaattttcagaaatttttaactattttttacctaaatttttttgacagatcatttcgttctgttttgtttatgatcatgtaggtaaaaatatataggtaatgataatttcgattcattcactaataagaaatataaatgactgaattacaggttatagtagacaattcgtaatttttactttggaatgtatcggaaatgacaagaattggtatataagtaaacttctcagattttaagtaccatatttaataaatctacaatgaagattacattaaaatacggataagagttgtgttccgttttatggagtgtatcttcaaaagggccagaaagaattgaagacatttcaaattatataaaaactacgtATAGTATAtatagacaaaacaggcatatcaaaaattgaaaatcaaaagaaatgtcgattaaaattttatagtttgatggaaactactacggaaatgtcaacttacaaaacatcaacaggagcgccttgcaagtcatacgaagacttttGTTCAAggacaaaaaaaagagggtcacacaaataTACCTaatatactttcttacttgttttaacatACTGAGTTGTGTAGGATATCATAAGGTCGACCACGCCCGACAATacattcaccttcgtgagaagggtatatatcaTACATGGGCACGCTGCATTATGTTTCTAATGCATTAAGCATtgcagtattcagtaaatttttactggtaATGAAATTTAGATTGCATTACCAGTaacattttactgattactgaaaaaaatcagtattcaggaaatttttactgattactgaaaaaaaaatcaatattcagtaatttttactgattaatgaaataaaatgcagtattcactaaatttttactgaatactgaaaaaatcAGTATCAGTAAATGAATAgaactgaaaaaatatttttttttatttattgttcaaaaaatatcttttgataaaaaaagttatttttttaaatacataaattcttAGTTTGTACCGGTAGCTTTTCTTAACAccaacatttcaaaatttgcgTCGTTGAGTTTTTGTCTTCTTGATCGATTTACAATTCCGGCGAATGAAAATAATCGCTCTACAGGGGCGGACGAGGGTAACGGGgtattatattttagaaaattttaattgagtGTGAGTTTTGAAACAGTTTGTAGCCGTGTCTCGCTCGGCCAGGTATAATATTGTTTCTTGTAGATAATTTCCCAGGTCATTAGAAACACGTGccaaatgtataattttaattctaaGTGATACTATAGCTGGCACGAAGTAACCAAATGcccttttttgtcaaaaatgtgtcttaactcttttgttaataaaataaaattttctttaagaacgtataacaattttatagttttctaaaaggtatatttacacagaacgctttggcgtaaaatcctatttttggaaaatgttacCACCGCGTCCCTCCGAATATgacaaatttttatcaaatcaaatagctacaacaatttagtccatatttatcccttaatatcattttttagtaaGATATGGAAATTTTCGATtccttacaaaaattttcaaaccaatatctcaattacattcaaaaatatgttcatttaaacctgtgacctttaatttcatttttcatatttcagtagtaaatatgacagaacatatttaaatcttatatttacctattttctatttgtttgcttatccttataattgaaaggtcctattatgcttaaattttcagaaatttttaactaatttttaccaaaattttttgacagatcatttcgttgtgttccgtttatgatcatgtaggtaaaaatatataggtaatgataatttctattcattcactaataagaaatatcaatgactgaattacaggttatagtaatatagtcctaaatgttaataggtagacaattcgtaattttttactttggaatacctgtatcggaaatgacaagaattggtatataagtaaacttctcagattttaagtttaataaatctacaatgaagattacattaaagtacgaagagttgtgttccgttttatggagtgtatcttcaaaagggccagaaagaattgaagacattttaaattatataaaaactatatatagtatataaagacaaaacaggcatatcaaaaatttaaaactttttgatgtaaaaagtatatCTGTGGatagaaatcaaaagaaatgtcgattaaaattttgtagtttgatggaaactactacggaagtgtcaacttacaacacatcaacaggagcgccttgcaagtcatacgaagacttttGTTCaaggacaaaaaaaaagagggtcacacaaaaacttttttaatctcaaatgaggaaattgctgatacatttaacgaaatgcagaaaaaggaaaaccaacctatggatgccgtacatattgcaactattcttccaaaacgacttaagcgaattgtggaaagtataccaactacaacatcacaatcatattttactgaagaggaagcaatagcgcttatgttggaactgggtctcagtcgaaataaatactaaatattaaggaaagctctgcatgaaaaaggaaacaatatattaccatcatacaaggcgatccaggaaaaaaaacaaactatcctaccatcacctattgctgttaatgatgtagAAGCAGCATttagaattgtgtcagacttttcagaagaccaactaaggaaaattcataattgtgatgttgtcttaatgtgtaagtggggatgtgattgtttatcagcacttccagaatacaaacaagcttgtggaagtcggacattagcagactacaaaagtgtatttatgtcatcattagtgccattacgaattccttcatattcccttaatccatcatcgtcaagcatcggaaattcatttgaagatatatggatcaatacaactccgggttcaaaaaatttttgtagacccattggatttatatattcaaataaaggagtcaaagaaaacatcaaaagatttagtgaaatattttaaagatgaaataaatgcactggagcccatttgcataaaaataaaggaattctctattcacgtatcatatcagctaagcttaacaatgattgatggaaaggtcggcaatgccataacagaaacttcttccttctggagatgctcaatatgtaatgagaaaaagtcgcaattctcaaatataaacaaaagcagaagtattaatgaataagtcctgtctttcggaatttcaccacttcatgccagaatacgatttttggattactttttacacatagcatacgacctcaaatatagaaatgtgccagagaatcttactaaatcaacaaaaaataatgaagaattgaaagaactgagagctgcggaaaaaagcagaatccaagaagaatttaaagttcagatgggattaaacatcgacaaaccacttccaagttgcggtagtacaaatgacggtaatacggcgagaaggtttttttcaaaaataactggaatcgacaaggagttgcttcgaagagttaacactattttaatggcactaaatagtaaacataaaattaatggaaatcgatttggggaatatacatctgaaatttcgatattacttgtatctctgtatccatggagggaaatAACACCAACAGTagacaaagtattgtgtcatggtcaaataataattgaatcgaatattcttccacttggagagttaacagaagaagcccagtaagcgaggaatcgagattttaagcatgttcatctattcagctcaagaaaatgctccaggcaatcacagaatgaagatatttttaatagtttattctatcttctgatcctgttttttcaactatgcgaaaaagatggatttgttatgaaactctttcatctcaaaacaaggaagatttaaaggacttatattaccttctggatatgtaaaccgatatgacagattattttatagaaaataagtagtgttaggaattaactatataagtaggttgtaagaattaattgtattatgtgtaagataaacagttcaaatacactaactgatgatattgtattaaattgtgttttatatttcggtgggcgggaaaggtggtttatGTGGGGTgatttaattaactaaataatttttaaaaattgtccaaatttcattttattcaacaccaaatgtatgttctgtcatacttaatactaaaatatgaaaaagatgaaattaaaggacacaagtttaaatgaacatatttttgaatgtaattgagatattggcttgaaattttttgtaaagggtcgagaatgtccatatctaactaaaaaatgatattaagggataaatatggactaaattgttgtagctatatGCGACCCTATTAAGatgttgatataaatcataattttagaaattaaacaaatatgtaatatatgacaaaatttttatttatgaacaaaattcaaggaaattttcaacgcttgttaaatttgtcatttcaaataagaaaatgcaaaaaaaaaatgaaaaggtcaaagggcatccggCAATTcccaaaatatgttattttttacttttttgctcatttctttcagggctgggaaaatacttttggagtaaaaagaaaacatattgaggtttccaaaactcgcccaaagttgaagttttttttcttaaagtaaaaaaaataaattttatttaaactaattttcaattttttctcttttttttagaacaaaCCAAAAGTAATAcctattaatgtttttatgtcgaaagaaaattaaaatggtcGTGCATGGCCGtccatataatatcctacaccatgagtatatttttaaaattttaattttttataaagaatcttttatgttgaatattacaaaaaaaatataaatgaggctttatataggtcaaatatgggccgatcctcggtaaatttgggaaaaagatatatttttatataacagttagttttgttgagtttcattgcgatacaaattgttacaagtcaattttagacgtttaagacattttttaaggGGGTTTGTATNNNNNNNNNNNNNNNNNNNNNNNNNNNNNNNNNNNNNNNNNNNNNNNNNNNNNNNNNNNNNNNNNNNNNNNNNNNNNNNNNNNNNNNNNNNNNNNNNNNNtaaaaacttcaaaaaacctgcaaaatttatacttttgtgcataaaaaattattttaatgcgaACACATTTTCGATTTAGCATTCTAAAATGTCAGAAATGTATATAATCAAAGTTGCGTTACGAAAGTTGGAACAAaactggtatcaaaaatttGGAAACTATGAAAATCGGTACATTTGTGCttgaaaactgatttttgtatattataactcgaaattattttcgatttagctatctaaaatgtaagaaatttttattagcaaATTTCTGTCAAAACGGGTAAAAAATTAGGGAAATTATGAAAAAcgggaaaaataattctttgtccttaaaaaattatttgtgtctTCTAAAGCTAAACACTTTCGATTTAACTTTTAAagtgtcagaaatatgtattgatatgggggttcagttgtatgggggctaggtgaaataatggactgttttcaacaggcttcgtctatggtaccatatacgatcatgtgccaaatttcattgaattcactccaaaattgtgaccttTAGTTGGATTACAAAGTTAACAAGCCCTATTagagggttcagttgtatgggggttaggtgaaataatggaaggttcttatccattttcaataggcttcgtctctgggacaatagaagaataagtaccaaattttattgaactaccttcaaaactgcgacctgtagtttgactacaaggtttacatggacggacagacggacggacagagcTAATtctactcagaaaatgattctgagaacattaaataaaatacagagcattttcacttttttga
This genomic window contains:
- the LOC124419189 gene encoding uncharacterized protein LOC124419189 translates to MTSTSNTKSTSAPKERFVFDCDHLLQFCDRFNRTPIEEQSESVLEVKLKDLDARWVKVEASYEGVMLASDNSIKPEFKEEAKTNFNACVDAYYLCTSQILDLIKATRLDSSNVAGFEAAARYSIPNQPLTGSYEQWPSFRDMFTAVYINHSKLSPVTKLYHLRNKTRGEAGDIVKRYPLSHENFELAWNALKTRYENKRVLVDNQIKLLFNIPPATAENSESIRRIQSSVNDSLATLRTLGVEVESWDPILIRLISTKLPDFTLSLWEQSLTSPRELPKWSQMSQFLVDRYEAVERINSIKISKSCFTLTNAHETKIQTYTSQENLYEPECKLCNEIHSLRTCPKFRTFTVQQRVDYVFKNKICNNCLSSTHFKLNCKSKKTCLHCKKNHHTLLHMRPKLQNPAQIPEHSQKNQEPKENKNITHKTLSNSAQTEQIIAQNDFPACSNQIQANCSMNNENILLRTALVQIDHQGQLFTVRALIDPGSQRTFLTEKVRNRLQLPYQNSHFEIIGIGGQKQIANKECEFVLYAKRYNLRIPVKAIVMPKVTKWLPTYSFEMPDSPELSELDLADPTFNKSAQIDLIIGNDYEQFLNLEGIKKNVCGQTSAYHTVFGWVLSGPIKTQTIQTFTTSVTQCETSDLNNTLKMFWEQEEIPTSHPNTVEHEICEKFYTQTTTRHENGRYVVRLPFRSEFPDKVSLGSSRYIALAQYSRMEKTLAKDPELEAQYKSVLNDYITLDHAVLLLKEIQSNHHNLDLRIYCKHPLNFLIRE